A single window of Poecilia reticulata strain Guanapo linkage group LG10, Guppy_female_1.0+MT, whole genome shotgun sequence DNA harbors:
- the LOC103471666 gene encoding NACHT, LRR and PYD domains-containing protein 3-like isoform X2 has protein sequence MKGVSCASSWTNSSKEDIINFKALPSADQISHHRKDLFSFQPNDSDCHLKGCEPSTKKRKLACSDWTEPDLEPGFKNSDSRSRNGLHDANHRFENESMKFTRHQSTQQHFNSIFMVLEENIVAFVKNELNHISKAVASGCPEDGQSNVKDVSKGEDEEQKRSSREAVLKLAMNFLRMMKQEKLADLLQCGTSAAVGQRKLKSKLKKSFQCVFEGIAREGNPICLNQIYTELFVTAGGRTSVSDQHEFMQIETASRNPDKGETKITHEQIFESSPEKLRPIRAVMTKGVAGIGKTVLTQKFALDWAEDKTNQDVHFVFPFMFRELNVLKEKKFSLMELVHHFFTETKEICEFEKFPVVFIFDGLDECRLPLDFHNNEILTDVAQSASVDVLLTNLMRGYLLPSARLWITTRPAAANQIPPECVDMVTEVRGFADLQKEHYFMKRIRDEEQARRIISHIKTTKSLHLMCHIPVFCWITATVLEEVFKTRDGKKLPKTLTEMYIHFLVVQTKVKSLKYDGEAELDHWSPENRKMIKSLGKLAFEQLQKGNLIFNESDLENCGIDIRAVSVSSGVFTQIFKEEKGGLYQDKVFTFVHLSVQEFLAALYVHLMFFNSDVNLLEDENSSEFEDFYQSAVNIALKSPNGHLDLFLRFLLGLSLQSNQTLLQGLLRKTSVSPQTDISPITIKNTSNYIKKKLNEGISVDKSISLLYCLNELNDLSLVEKIQESLALEQLSTDELSPADWSALAFLLLSSEKDLDVFELKKYSASEEAFLRLLPVVKAANKALLSGCNLSGGSFESLSLVLSSHPSVLRELDLSNNDLKDSGVKQLSAGLRSPNCKLEILGLSVCNLNKRSCEMLSSVLSSKSSVLREMDLSNNDLQDAGVKLLSSGLESPHCKLQKLRLSGCLVTEEGCRSLFSALSSNPSHLTELDLSYNHPGEAAGKLFSAKLQDQNWKLDVLRMEPFGERWLRPGLRKYYFKTTFDPNTINRQIKLSDDDSRAVHVREDQSYPDHPERFQDCPQLLCSEDLTGRHYWEVDWSGWVDVSVSYRGISRRVERADCRFGGNEQSWSLSCSDGGGYYVYHQKKRSFISHSSAAPKKVAVYVDYPAGSVSFFRGCGDALIHLYTFSTTFTEPLCPGVGFRFRFRSKTDSFALLYSV, from the exons ATGAAAG GTGTTAGCTGTGCTTCGTCCTGGACTAACAGCTCAAAAGAAGACATCATTAATTTTAAAGCACTTCCATCTGCTGATCAAAT AAGTCATCATAGAAAAGACTTATTTTCCTTTCAACCAAATGACAGTGACTGCCATCTAAAGGGATGTGAACCTTCTACAAAGAA GAGAAAACTGGCCTGTTCAGACTGGACTGAACCTGATCTCGAACCTGGATTCAAAAATAGTGATTCACGCTCCAGAAATGGACTCCATGATGCAAATCACAG ATTTGAAAATGAGAGCATGAAGTTTACGAGGCACCAATCAACCCAGCAGCACTTCAACTCCATATTTATG GTtttggaggaaaacattgtTGCTTTTGTGAAGAATGAATTGAATCACATTTCTAAGGCTGTGGCTTCAGGTTGCCCAGAAGACGGTCAAAGCAATGTGAAGGATGTGTCGAAGGGTGAGGATGAAGAgcagaagaggagcagcagagaggcagtTCTGAAACTTGCCATGAACTTCCTGAGGATGATGAAGCAGGAAAAGCTGGCTGACCTTCTACAATGTG GGACTAGTGCTGCAGTTGGTCAACGTAAGCTTAAATCTAAGCTGAAAAAGAGCTTCCAGTGTGTGTTTGAAGGGATTGCTAGAGAAGGAAACCCAATCTGTCTGAATCAGATTTACACAGAGCTCTTCGTCACAGCGGGCGGGAGAACGTCAGTCAGCGATCAACATGAGTTCATGCAGATCGAAACCGCGAGCAGAAACCCAGACAAAGGAGAAACCAAAATCACGCACGAACAAATCTTTGAGAGTTCGCCTGAAAAACTTCGACCGATCAGAGCGGTGATGACGAAGGGGGTGGCTGGCATTGGCAAGACAGTCCTGACACAGAAGTTCGCTCTGGACTGGGCTGAAGACAAAACCAACCAGGACGTCCACTTTGTGTTTCCATTCATGTTCAGAGAACTAAATGTGCTGAAAGAGAAGAAGTTCAGTTTGATGGAGCTTGTTCATCACTTCTTTACTGAAACCAAAGAAATCTGCGAGTTTGAAAAGTTCCCAGTTGTTTTCATCTTCGACGGTCTGGATGAATGCCGACTTCCTTTGGACTTTCACAACAACGAGATCCTGACGGATGTGGCGCAGTCTGCGTCAGTGGATGTGCTGCTGACGAATCTCATGAGAGGGTACTTGCTTCCTTCTGCTCGCCTCTGGATAACCACGCGTCccgcagcagccaatcagatccctcCCGAGTGTGTTGACATGGtgacagaggtcagagggttTGCCGATCTGCAAAAGGAGCATTACTTCATGAAGAGAATCAGGGATGAGGAGCAGGCAAGGAGGATCATCTCCCACATCAAAACGACGAAATCGCTCCACTTGATGTGCCACATCCCCGTTTTCTGCTGGATCACAGCCACAGTTCTGGAGGAAGTGTTCAAAACCAGGGACGGAAAAAAGCTGCCAAAAACTCTGACCGAGATGTACATCCACTTCCTTGTGGTTCAGACCAAAGTAAAGAGTTTGAAGTATGACGGAGAAGCTGAGTTGGATCACTGGAGTCCAGAGAACAGAAAGATGATCAAGTCTTTGGGAAAACTGGCATttgagcagctgcagaaaggaaactTAATCTTTAATGAATCAGATCTGGAAAATTGTGGCATAGACATTCGAGCAGTCTCCGTTTCTTCAGGAGTGTTCACTCAGATATTCAAAGAGGAGAAAGGAGGTCTGTACCAAGACAAGGTGTTCACTTTTGTGCATCTGAGTGTTCAGGAGTTTCTAGCTGCTCTTTACGTCCATTTGATGTTCTTCAACTCTGACGTCAATCTTCTGGAAGACGAGAACTCATCTGAGTTTGAGGATTTCTACCAGAGTGCTGTGAATATAGCCCTCAAAAGTCCCAATGGACATCTTGACTTGTTCCTCCGCTTCCTTCTGGGCCTTTCACTGCAGAGCAATCAAACTCTGCTGCAAGGCCTCCTGAGAAAGACGAGTGTCAGTCCACAGACAGATATTAGCCCAATTACCATTAAAAATACAAGTAATTACATCAAAAAGAAGCTAAACGAAGGTATTTCTGTAGACAAGAGCATCAGTTTGCTTTactgtctgaatgaactgaatgatcTTTCATTAGTGGAAAAGATTCAAGAGTCTTTGGCGTTGGAGCAACTTTCCACAGATGAGCTGTCACCTGCAGACTGGTCAGCACTCGCGTTCCTTTTGCTGTCCTCAGAAAAAGACCTGGATGTGTTTGAGCTGAAGAAATACTCTGCTTCAGAAGAGGCTTTCCTGAGGCTGCTGCCTGTGGTGAAAGCAGCAAACAAAGCTCT gCTGAGTGGTTGTAACCTGTCAG gAGGAAGCTTTGAATCGTTGTCCTTGGTGCTCAGCTCCCACCCATCTGTCCTGAGAGAGCTTGACCTGAGTAACAACGACCTCAAGGACTCAGGAGTGAAGCAGCTGTCAGCAGGTCTCAGGAGTCCTAACTGCAAACTGGAAATACTCGG GTTGAGTGTCTGTAACCTCAACAAGAGGAGCTGTGAGATGCTGTCCTCTGTGCTCAGCTCCAAATCCTCGGTTCTGAGAGAAATGGACCTGAGCAACAACGACTTGCAGGATGCGGGAGTGAAGCTGCTCTCTTCTGGACTGGAGAGTCCTCACTGCAAGCTCCAAAAGCTCAG ACTGTCTGGGTGTTTGGTCACAGAGGAGGGATGCAGGTCTCTGTTCTCAGCGCTGAGCTCCAACCCGTCCCATCTGACAGAACTGGACCTGAGCTACAACCATCCGGGAGAGGCGGCAGGGAAACTTTTCTCTGCAAAGCTGCAAGATCAAAACTGGAAACTGGATGTTTTAAG gatgGAGCCTTTTGGAGAACGATGGCTGAGACCCGGCCTGAGAAAAT ATTACTTTAAGACCACATTTGACCCAAACACTATTAACAGACAGATAAAACTGTCTGACGACGACAGTAGGGCCGTTCATGTGAGAGAGGACCAGTCATATCCTGACCACCCAGAGAGATTTCAGGACTGCCCTCAGCTGCTGTGCAGTGAGGATCTGACTGGTCGCCACTACTGGGAGGTGGACTGGAGCGGCTGGGTGGATGTTTCAGTGAGTTACAGAGGAATAAGCAGGAGAGTGGAGAGAGCAGACTGCAGGTTTGGTGGGAATGAGCAGTCCTGGAGTCTGAGCTGTTCAGATGGGGGTGGGTACTACGTTTACCACcagaaaaaaagatcatttatcTCACACTCATCCGCTGCACCCAAGAAGGTAGCGGTGTATGTGGATTATCCGGCTGGAAGTGTGTCATTCTTCAGAGGCTGTGGTGATGCTCTGATTCACCTCTACACCTTCAGCACCACCTTTACTGAACCTCTGTGTCCGGGGGTCGGCTTTAGATTCAGGTTCAGGTCCAAGACTGATTCCTTTGCATTGTTATACTCCGTGTGA
- the LOC103471666 gene encoding NACHT, LRR and PYD domains-containing protein 3-like isoform X1 — translation MNQLQLDVLARETLPPGEDETQRKTQRSEIQQHIENSVKHETDLGPVPVPDPSCVSMKSDWSMQSPPYFSASVDERINAKNHLSGVSCASSWTNSSKEDIINFKALPSADQISHHRKDLFSFQPNDSDCHLKGCEPSTKKRKLACSDWTEPDLEPGFKNSDSRSRNGLHDANHRFENESMKFTRHQSTQQHFNSIFMVLEENIVAFVKNELNHISKAVASGCPEDGQSNVKDVSKGEDEEQKRSSREAVLKLAMNFLRMMKQEKLADLLQCGTSAAVGQRKLKSKLKKSFQCVFEGIAREGNPICLNQIYTELFVTAGGRTSVSDQHEFMQIETASRNPDKGETKITHEQIFESSPEKLRPIRAVMTKGVAGIGKTVLTQKFALDWAEDKTNQDVHFVFPFMFRELNVLKEKKFSLMELVHHFFTETKEICEFEKFPVVFIFDGLDECRLPLDFHNNEILTDVAQSASVDVLLTNLMRGYLLPSARLWITTRPAAANQIPPECVDMVTEVRGFADLQKEHYFMKRIRDEEQARRIISHIKTTKSLHLMCHIPVFCWITATVLEEVFKTRDGKKLPKTLTEMYIHFLVVQTKVKSLKYDGEAELDHWSPENRKMIKSLGKLAFEQLQKGNLIFNESDLENCGIDIRAVSVSSGVFTQIFKEEKGGLYQDKVFTFVHLSVQEFLAALYVHLMFFNSDVNLLEDENSSEFEDFYQSAVNIALKSPNGHLDLFLRFLLGLSLQSNQTLLQGLLRKTSVSPQTDISPITIKNTSNYIKKKLNEGISVDKSISLLYCLNELNDLSLVEKIQESLALEQLSTDELSPADWSALAFLLLSSEKDLDVFELKKYSASEEAFLRLLPVVKAANKALLSGCNLSGGSFESLSLVLSSHPSVLRELDLSNNDLKDSGVKQLSAGLRSPNCKLEILGLSVCNLNKRSCEMLSSVLSSKSSVLREMDLSNNDLQDAGVKLLSSGLESPHCKLQKLRLSGCLVTEEGCRSLFSALSSNPSHLTELDLSYNHPGEAAGKLFSAKLQDQNWKLDVLRMEPFGERWLRPGLRKYYFKTTFDPNTINRQIKLSDDDSRAVHVREDQSYPDHPERFQDCPQLLCSEDLTGRHYWEVDWSGWVDVSVSYRGISRRVERADCRFGGNEQSWSLSCSDGGGYYVYHQKKRSFISHSSAAPKKVAVYVDYPAGSVSFFRGCGDALIHLYTFSTTFTEPLCPGVGFRFRFRSKTDSFALLYSV, via the exons ATGAATCAGCTTCAGCTGGATGTTCTTGCAAGGGAAACATTGCCACCTGGGGAGGATGAAACGCAAAGGAAAACTCAAAG GTCAGAGATCCAGCAGCACATTGAAAATTCTGTTAAACACGAAACCGATCTAGGACCGGTTCCAGTCCCTGACCCAAGCTGTGTGTCCATGAAAAGTGACTGGTCCATGCAGTCTCCTCCCTATTTCAGTGCATCCGTTGATGAAAG aatCAATGCCAAAAATCACCTTTCAGGTGTTAGCTGTGCTTCGTCCTGGACTAACAGCTCAAAAGAAGACATCATTAATTTTAAAGCACTTCCATCTGCTGATCAAAT AAGTCATCATAGAAAAGACTTATTTTCCTTTCAACCAAATGACAGTGACTGCCATCTAAAGGGATGTGAACCTTCTACAAAGAA GAGAAAACTGGCCTGTTCAGACTGGACTGAACCTGATCTCGAACCTGGATTCAAAAATAGTGATTCACGCTCCAGAAATGGACTCCATGATGCAAATCACAG ATTTGAAAATGAGAGCATGAAGTTTACGAGGCACCAATCAACCCAGCAGCACTTCAACTCCATATTTATG GTtttggaggaaaacattgtTGCTTTTGTGAAGAATGAATTGAATCACATTTCTAAGGCTGTGGCTTCAGGTTGCCCAGAAGACGGTCAAAGCAATGTGAAGGATGTGTCGAAGGGTGAGGATGAAGAgcagaagaggagcagcagagaggcagtTCTGAAACTTGCCATGAACTTCCTGAGGATGATGAAGCAGGAAAAGCTGGCTGACCTTCTACAATGTG GGACTAGTGCTGCAGTTGGTCAACGTAAGCTTAAATCTAAGCTGAAAAAGAGCTTCCAGTGTGTGTTTGAAGGGATTGCTAGAGAAGGAAACCCAATCTGTCTGAATCAGATTTACACAGAGCTCTTCGTCACAGCGGGCGGGAGAACGTCAGTCAGCGATCAACATGAGTTCATGCAGATCGAAACCGCGAGCAGAAACCCAGACAAAGGAGAAACCAAAATCACGCACGAACAAATCTTTGAGAGTTCGCCTGAAAAACTTCGACCGATCAGAGCGGTGATGACGAAGGGGGTGGCTGGCATTGGCAAGACAGTCCTGACACAGAAGTTCGCTCTGGACTGGGCTGAAGACAAAACCAACCAGGACGTCCACTTTGTGTTTCCATTCATGTTCAGAGAACTAAATGTGCTGAAAGAGAAGAAGTTCAGTTTGATGGAGCTTGTTCATCACTTCTTTACTGAAACCAAAGAAATCTGCGAGTTTGAAAAGTTCCCAGTTGTTTTCATCTTCGACGGTCTGGATGAATGCCGACTTCCTTTGGACTTTCACAACAACGAGATCCTGACGGATGTGGCGCAGTCTGCGTCAGTGGATGTGCTGCTGACGAATCTCATGAGAGGGTACTTGCTTCCTTCTGCTCGCCTCTGGATAACCACGCGTCccgcagcagccaatcagatccctcCCGAGTGTGTTGACATGGtgacagaggtcagagggttTGCCGATCTGCAAAAGGAGCATTACTTCATGAAGAGAATCAGGGATGAGGAGCAGGCAAGGAGGATCATCTCCCACATCAAAACGACGAAATCGCTCCACTTGATGTGCCACATCCCCGTTTTCTGCTGGATCACAGCCACAGTTCTGGAGGAAGTGTTCAAAACCAGGGACGGAAAAAAGCTGCCAAAAACTCTGACCGAGATGTACATCCACTTCCTTGTGGTTCAGACCAAAGTAAAGAGTTTGAAGTATGACGGAGAAGCTGAGTTGGATCACTGGAGTCCAGAGAACAGAAAGATGATCAAGTCTTTGGGAAAACTGGCATttgagcagctgcagaaaggaaactTAATCTTTAATGAATCAGATCTGGAAAATTGTGGCATAGACATTCGAGCAGTCTCCGTTTCTTCAGGAGTGTTCACTCAGATATTCAAAGAGGAGAAAGGAGGTCTGTACCAAGACAAGGTGTTCACTTTTGTGCATCTGAGTGTTCAGGAGTTTCTAGCTGCTCTTTACGTCCATTTGATGTTCTTCAACTCTGACGTCAATCTTCTGGAAGACGAGAACTCATCTGAGTTTGAGGATTTCTACCAGAGTGCTGTGAATATAGCCCTCAAAAGTCCCAATGGACATCTTGACTTGTTCCTCCGCTTCCTTCTGGGCCTTTCACTGCAGAGCAATCAAACTCTGCTGCAAGGCCTCCTGAGAAAGACGAGTGTCAGTCCACAGACAGATATTAGCCCAATTACCATTAAAAATACAAGTAATTACATCAAAAAGAAGCTAAACGAAGGTATTTCTGTAGACAAGAGCATCAGTTTGCTTTactgtctgaatgaactgaatgatcTTTCATTAGTGGAAAAGATTCAAGAGTCTTTGGCGTTGGAGCAACTTTCCACAGATGAGCTGTCACCTGCAGACTGGTCAGCACTCGCGTTCCTTTTGCTGTCCTCAGAAAAAGACCTGGATGTGTTTGAGCTGAAGAAATACTCTGCTTCAGAAGAGGCTTTCCTGAGGCTGCTGCCTGTGGTGAAAGCAGCAAACAAAGCTCT gCTGAGTGGTTGTAACCTGTCAG gAGGAAGCTTTGAATCGTTGTCCTTGGTGCTCAGCTCCCACCCATCTGTCCTGAGAGAGCTTGACCTGAGTAACAACGACCTCAAGGACTCAGGAGTGAAGCAGCTGTCAGCAGGTCTCAGGAGTCCTAACTGCAAACTGGAAATACTCGG GTTGAGTGTCTGTAACCTCAACAAGAGGAGCTGTGAGATGCTGTCCTCTGTGCTCAGCTCCAAATCCTCGGTTCTGAGAGAAATGGACCTGAGCAACAACGACTTGCAGGATGCGGGAGTGAAGCTGCTCTCTTCTGGACTGGAGAGTCCTCACTGCAAGCTCCAAAAGCTCAG ACTGTCTGGGTGTTTGGTCACAGAGGAGGGATGCAGGTCTCTGTTCTCAGCGCTGAGCTCCAACCCGTCCCATCTGACAGAACTGGACCTGAGCTACAACCATCCGGGAGAGGCGGCAGGGAAACTTTTCTCTGCAAAGCTGCAAGATCAAAACTGGAAACTGGATGTTTTAAG gatgGAGCCTTTTGGAGAACGATGGCTGAGACCCGGCCTGAGAAAAT ATTACTTTAAGACCACATTTGACCCAAACACTATTAACAGACAGATAAAACTGTCTGACGACGACAGTAGGGCCGTTCATGTGAGAGAGGACCAGTCATATCCTGACCACCCAGAGAGATTTCAGGACTGCCCTCAGCTGCTGTGCAGTGAGGATCTGACTGGTCGCCACTACTGGGAGGTGGACTGGAGCGGCTGGGTGGATGTTTCAGTGAGTTACAGAGGAATAAGCAGGAGAGTGGAGAGAGCAGACTGCAGGTTTGGTGGGAATGAGCAGTCCTGGAGTCTGAGCTGTTCAGATGGGGGTGGGTACTACGTTTACCACcagaaaaaaagatcatttatcTCACACTCATCCGCTGCACCCAAGAAGGTAGCGGTGTATGTGGATTATCCGGCTGGAAGTGTGTCATTCTTCAGAGGCTGTGGTGATGCTCTGATTCACCTCTACACCTTCAGCACCACCTTTACTGAACCTCTGTGTCCGGGGGTCGGCTTTAGATTCAGGTTCAGGTCCAAGACTGATTCCTTTGCATTGTTATACTCCGTGTGA